Proteins from a genomic interval of Cupriavidus sp. WKF15:
- a CDS encoding SDR family oxidoreductase → MNQVRDKVALITGAASGVGRADALLLAAEGARVVLGDVNEEAGQALAREIGDAALFVRHDIGSEEDWRRAMAAALDRFGRLDVLVNNAAICPLGSIEETSLDCWRQVMRVNADGYFLGCKFGVEAMKGNATGGSIIVMSSVAALGGLPMMCAYSGAKGAVTALTRSVAVHCKRNGYRIRCNSIHPDGIWTPMTQALVPDLDPAALGIGTDPMARMCEPEDVANLVLFLASDASRFINGAELRIDNAQLISGL, encoded by the coding sequence ATGAATCAGGTCAGGGACAAGGTCGCGCTGATCACCGGCGCGGCCAGCGGGGTAGGGCGCGCGGATGCGCTGCTGCTGGCGGCGGAAGGCGCGCGCGTCGTGCTCGGCGATGTCAACGAGGAGGCCGGGCAGGCGCTCGCCAGGGAAATCGGCGACGCGGCGCTGTTCGTACGCCACGACATCGGCAGTGAAGAGGACTGGCGCCGGGCCATGGCCGCCGCGCTGGACCGCTTCGGCCGGCTCGACGTGCTGGTCAACAACGCGGCCATCTGTCCGCTGGGATCGATCGAGGAGACCTCGCTCGACTGCTGGCGGCAGGTCATGCGCGTCAATGCCGACGGCTATTTCCTCGGCTGCAAGTTCGGCGTGGAGGCGATGAAGGGCAACGCGACCGGAGGCTCCATCATCGTGATGTCGTCCGTGGCTGCGCTGGGCGGCTTGCCGATGATGTGCGCGTACAGCGGCGCGAAAGGTGCCGTGACCGCGCTGACGCGCAGCGTGGCCGTGCACTGCAAGCGCAACGGCTATCGCATCCGCTGCAACTCCATCCACCCCGATGGCATCTGGACACCGATGACGCAGGCGCTGGTTCCAGACCTGGATCCGGCGGCGCTGGGCATCGGCACGGACCCGATGGCGCGCATGTGCGAGCCGGAGGATGTGGCCAACCTGGTGCTGTTCCTGGCTTCGGACGCGTCGCGCTTCATCAATGGCGCGGAACTGCGCATCGATAACGCGCAGTTGATCTCCGGACTGTAA
- a CDS encoding SDR family oxidoreductase gives MMTTNRVLEGKTALVTGGAGGIGAASALALLRDDAAVVLMGRRREALEAARRDLLAQVAGATVEINVGDACREDDVQAALRQAWELGRRLDIVVATVGGGGFRPMLMHDTASLMAELELNIASAFLAVRHASPLMAPHGGAIVCISSNAARMTCRWLSAYCAAKAGLEAFVRAAAEELAGCGIRVNAVRPGLTRSGATGPMFDNPAMLDKFVAQMPLGRAGEPDDIASAVRYLAGPESGWVTGQSIAVDGGSELRGNPILDETVAAVYGEAALRAVLAGKIPDAA, from the coding sequence ATGATGACGACGAATCGTGTACTGGAAGGCAAGACGGCACTCGTTACCGGCGGTGCAGGTGGCATCGGCGCGGCCAGCGCGCTGGCGCTGCTGCGCGATGACGCGGCGGTAGTGCTGATGGGGCGGCGGCGCGAAGCGCTGGAAGCGGCGCGGCGCGACCTGCTTGCGCAAGTGGCCGGCGCCACGGTCGAGATCAACGTCGGCGACGCTTGCCGCGAGGATGACGTGCAGGCCGCGCTCCGGCAGGCCTGGGAACTGGGGCGCCGGCTCGACATCGTCGTGGCGACCGTCGGCGGTGGCGGCTTCCGTCCCATGCTGATGCATGACACCGCGTCATTGATGGCGGAGCTGGAACTGAATATCGCCAGCGCCTTCCTGGCAGTGCGCCACGCCTCGCCGCTGATGGCGCCGCATGGCGGCGCCATCGTCTGCATCTCGTCGAACGCGGCGCGCATGACCTGCCGCTGGCTGTCGGCGTACTGCGCCGCCAAGGCGGGCCTGGAAGCCTTCGTGCGCGCGGCGGCCGAGGAACTGGCCGGCTGCGGCATCCGCGTCAACGCGGTGCGGCCGGGCCTGACCCGCTCCGGCGCGACCGGGCCGATGTTCGACAACCCGGCCATGCTCGACAAGTTCGTCGCGCAGATGCCGCTGGGCCGCGCCGGCGAGCCGGACGACATCGCCAGCGCGGTGCGCTACCTGGCCGGGCCGGAATCGGGCTGGGTCACCGGCCAGAGTATCGCCGTCGATGGCGGCAGCGAGCTGCGCGGCAATCCCATCCTCGATGAAACCGTGGCGGCGGTGTATGGCGAAGCCGCGCTGCGCGCGGTGCTGGCCGGCAAGATTCCCGACGCCGCCTGA